One genomic segment of Natrinema amylolyticum includes these proteins:
- the hemA gene encoding glutamyl-tRNA reductase translates to MDALDPAPTDSRIDSDPAAGAAAPKSVRRLACCRLSHATHSTDELGAVTPDEPLEVARRIAQHDRVTESVVLSTCNRVEVYLSTRTPADRDAALRVACDALADPDGLRTETGIDVVEHLFRVACGLDSTVIGEDHVLGQVRRTFETALEAGLTGGVVTRTADAAVSVGRACRDETDINEGHVSYGSATCDRLEACGCTPNRLVVVGAGEMATSVVRAASHRWDSRVDVVNRSSAPKLPTDDGRYWPLEFLESALTDADAVVTATGASEPVLTDETADAVAEDTLVVDLANPPDVADAVRESPGTVVTLDEIQRQIEVVVADRREAVPTVEDAIADAIASFVDRERENRAEDTLRALHRTAAAIRENELEQARARLENGDDPEVILEEFASALTGSLLGTPTERLRTAARDGDDAIIEATHRLFDLDAVLEESS, encoded by the coding sequence ATGGACGCGCTCGATCCGGCACCTACCGACTCGAGAATCGATTCCGATCCGGCGGCGGGAGCGGCAGCTCCGAAGAGCGTCCGCCGACTCGCGTGTTGCCGCCTCAGTCACGCGACTCACTCGACGGACGAGCTCGGTGCGGTCACACCGGACGAACCGCTCGAAGTCGCTCGTCGGATCGCGCAACACGACCGCGTCACCGAGTCGGTCGTCCTGTCGACGTGCAACCGAGTGGAAGTGTATCTCAGCACCCGCACACCGGCGGACCGCGACGCAGCGCTTCGCGTGGCGTGCGACGCGCTCGCCGATCCCGACGGCCTCCGGACCGAAACGGGGATCGACGTCGTCGAACACCTGTTCCGCGTCGCTTGCGGTCTCGACAGTACCGTGATCGGCGAGGATCACGTCCTCGGACAGGTCCGTCGAACGTTCGAAACGGCACTCGAGGCGGGACTCACCGGCGGCGTGGTGACGCGAACCGCGGACGCGGCCGTCTCAGTGGGACGGGCCTGTCGCGACGAGACCGACATCAATGAGGGCCACGTCAGCTACGGGAGCGCGACCTGCGACCGACTCGAGGCATGCGGCTGCACGCCGAACCGCCTCGTCGTCGTCGGCGCAGGTGAGATGGCGACCTCGGTCGTAAGGGCGGCCAGCCATCGATGGGACAGTCGCGTCGACGTCGTCAACCGATCGAGCGCACCGAAGCTACCCACCGATGACGGACGGTACTGGCCGCTCGAGTTCCTCGAGTCGGCGCTGACGGATGCCGATGCGGTCGTGACGGCGACCGGCGCGTCGGAGCCGGTGTTGACCGACGAGACGGCGGATGCCGTCGCGGAGGATACGCTCGTCGTTGACCTGGCGAACCCGCCCGACGTCGCCGACGCGGTCCGGGAATCGCCCGGAACGGTCGTGACTCTCGACGAGATCCAACGCCAGATCGAGGTGGTCGTCGCGGACCGGCGTGAGGCGGTCCCAACGGTCGAGGACGCGATCGCAGACGCGATCGCGTCGTTCGTCGATCGAGAACGCGAGAACCGCGCCGAGGATACGCTCCGCGCGCTCCACCGAACGGCGGCAGCGATCCGTGAGAACGAACTCGAGCAGGCGCGGGCCCGCCTCGAGAACGGGGACGACCCCGAGGTCATTCTGGAGGAGTTCGCCAGCGCGCTGACCGGATCGCTCCTCGGGACGCCGACCGAACGCCTTCGAACGGCCGCACGTGACGGTGACGATGCGATTATCGAGGCCACACACCGGCTGTTCGATCTCGACGCCGTCCTCGAGGAGTCGTCGTGA
- a CDS encoding pyridoxamine 5'-phosphate oxidase family protein codes for MILAGQHRLFAPIVVLAGMSPDIGVELDAEEIETFLREQGLGVLGLAKGSEAYTIPIAFAYDGGSNRCFFRFIMDEGGMKRAFVSETDLASLTVYEWATKNQWKSVVLRGHIRQVSDSDLAEAATLFSDVGEEAALEVFNAPISEYETVWYELEITEITGRGQFVGSRDSVV; via the coding sequence GTGATCCTAGCTGGTCAGCACAGGCTTTTTGCCCCCATTGTGGTACTCGCCGGTATGTCACCGGATATCGGTGTGGAGTTAGACGCGGAAGAAATCGAAACATTTCTGCGAGAACAGGGGCTCGGAGTGCTTGGCTTGGCGAAGGGAAGCGAAGCATACACGATCCCGATCGCCTTCGCCTACGACGGTGGTTCGAATCGATGCTTCTTCCGGTTTATCATGGACGAAGGCGGTATGAAGCGGGCGTTCGTTTCGGAAACGGACCTCGCGAGCCTCACCGTCTACGAGTGGGCCACGAAAAACCAGTGGAAGAGCGTCGTCCTCCGAGGCCATATCCGACAGGTATCCGACTCCGACTTGGCCGAAGCGGCGACGCTATTCTCCGATGTAGGCGAAGAGGCAGCGCTCGAGGTGTTTAACGCCCCGATCTCCGAGTACGAGACGGTGTGGTACGAGTTAGAGATCACCGAAATCACCGGTCGTGGTCAGTTCGTCGGATCGAGAGATAGTGTCGTTTGA
- a CDS encoding universal stress protein, giving the protein MRVLVPIDDSDPARTALEHAVTTHPDATITVLHVINPSLTMYHGEMSYDYERLIDLEEDRSESLFETAREIADEHGASIETETVIGQPSRSIVEFAAENDVDQIVLGSHGRSGVSRVLLGSVAEKVVRRAPVPVTVVR; this is encoded by the coding sequence ATGCGAGTACTCGTCCCGATCGACGACTCCGACCCGGCGCGAACGGCACTCGAACACGCCGTCACGACGCATCCAGACGCCACTATAACGGTGTTACACGTGATCAATCCGTCACTCACGATGTATCACGGCGAGATGTCGTACGACTACGAACGGCTCATCGATCTCGAGGAAGACCGATCCGAGTCGCTGTTCGAGACCGCACGAGAGATCGCCGATGAGCACGGTGCGTCGATCGAGACCGAGACGGTCATCGGCCAGCCGTCCCGCAGCATCGTCGAGTTCGCGGCCGAAAACGATGTCGATCAGATCGTCCTCGGCAGTCACGGTCGATCCGGCGTCTCACGCGTGCTGCTGGGCAGCGTCGCGGAAAAGGTCGTGCGTCGCGCACCGGTTCCGGTG